The following proteins are encoded in a genomic region of Chryseobacterium cucumeris:
- a CDS encoding metallophosphoesterase yields MNLSFKTHLKNTSIVLRTVMSAGALYSCATYNVQKGKNLFEVKDSEIKSESDFKLFLIGDAGNADEPQAQKTLNLLKSKLDSADSNSMLIFLGDNIYPNGMPKETDKDYALAKQKLENQLAITKNFKGKTLVIPGNHDWYNGLEGLNTQEGLVKKYLDDKKAFLPKNGCPIDDINVSKDIKLIAIDTKWVIANWDNYPGINKNCNIKTREDFFTEFKDLIIKNQGKKIIVALHHPIISSGTHAGFNSARSHLFPLKSKIPVPVVASVINILRSSSGASPEDINNQHYSDLANRLKSIVQDKENIIFVSGHDHNLQYHEDGNLRQIISGAGSKTDPSTIVEKTDFSYGGSGFAVLNFRKDESTDVEYFSTKDAQLQKLTHISVISKPDVFVNNFPNSFPATFSSTIYPVQLTEKRKFYRWLWGDHYRRFYGIPIEAPTANLSELNGGYIPFREGGGNQSNSLRLKSADGQEFVMRGVKKSAIRFLNNMAFQKSTLGEELADTFPEKFLLDFYTTNHPFTPFTIGNMSEKLGIFHSNPKLYYIPKQQALGRYNENYGDEMYMIEERFSSDPKTLAYLDHAKDIVSTDDVLKNLNKSDKYSVDRESYIRARLFDMLIGDWDRHSDQWKWAEYEAGDKVIYKPIPKDRDQAFSKYDGAAFKIIMNVPAIRHMKTFTEDISSVKWLAMEPYPMDLVFLKGADQNEWETQAKYIQEHLTDADIDEAFHNLPKEVQDETIDEIQRKLKIRKTKLQSYAAQYYDVLQKKVPLAGTVNPDKFVITKNGHSVLVQQYKLGKNKDQNELVFEKTYHDSKTKELWIYGLEDDDTYVVTGSGNPKMTIRLIGGYNHDTYNVADGRKVKIYDFKSQKNTYNAGNATKNITDDYDINSYNYKHPKYNSVAGYPNLDYNPDDGVIVGVLANYTVNNFIRDPFTQRHSLKANFYTATAGFSLTYKGVFKKAISGWDINLDAFYTTPRFSQNFFGLSNESEYDKEETEREYNRARISKFNFAPSISQKSWMNLSHQFQLTFEDNKVQRKAGRFINQSPDVRPGVFNSQQFVGANYTFGYKNADNTAFPTLGLEFMLNADWKATLSDFNKNFVTVKGKLAIDHRIDKKGKFVFANSSNVMWINNNNFEFYQAAAIGGNNGMRAFRNERFSGRSYFTNNSEIRWDFGRVRNNIAPANMGILIGYDIGRVWNDHENSRKWHQSAGAGVWLSIVEMMSARLNYFYGSDGGRISAGVGMKF; encoded by the coding sequence ATGAATTTATCCTTTAAAACTCATCTAAAAAATACTTCTATTGTTCTTCGAACGGTAATGTCCGCAGGAGCTCTTTATTCCTGTGCTACATATAACGTACAAAAGGGCAAAAACTTATTTGAAGTAAAAGATTCCGAAATAAAATCTGAAAGTGATTTTAAACTTTTTCTGATTGGAGATGCAGGAAATGCAGATGAACCTCAGGCACAAAAAACACTGAATTTACTGAAAAGTAAGCTGGATTCTGCCGACAGCAATTCTATGCTGATCTTTTTGGGCGATAATATCTACCCTAATGGTATGCCCAAAGAAACAGATAAAGATTATGCCCTGGCAAAACAAAAACTGGAAAATCAGCTAGCTATCACCAAAAATTTCAAGGGAAAAACATTAGTAATTCCCGGGAATCATGACTGGTACAATGGACTGGAAGGATTGAATACCCAGGAAGGACTGGTTAAAAAATATCTTGATGATAAAAAAGCTTTCCTTCCGAAAAATGGCTGCCCTATTGATGATATCAATGTTTCTAAAGATATAAAGCTTATTGCCATTGATACAAAATGGGTGATAGCAAACTGGGATAATTATCCTGGAATCAACAAAAACTGTAACATCAAAACCCGTGAAGATTTTTTCACCGAGTTTAAAGACCTGATCATTAAAAATCAGGGCAAAAAAATAATTGTTGCTTTACACCATCCTATCATCAGCAGCGGAACACATGCAGGTTTTAATTCTGCAAGATCTCATCTTTTTCCTTTAAAGAGTAAAATTCCTGTACCTGTAGTGGCCAGTGTCATCAATATATTAAGGAGTTCCTCAGGAGCCAGCCCCGAAGATATCAATAATCAACATTATTCAGATCTGGCCAACCGACTGAAAAGTATTGTTCAGGATAAGGAAAACATTATTTTCGTATCCGGTCATGATCATAATCTGCAATATCACGAAGATGGAAATTTAAGACAGATTATTAGTGGCGCAGGCTCTAAAACAGACCCGTCTACCATTGTAGAAAAAACAGACTTTTCCTACGGAGGAAGTGGTTTTGCGGTTTTAAATTTCAGAAAAGATGAAAGTACAGATGTTGAGTATTTTTCAACCAAAGATGCCCAACTTCAAAAGCTCACTCATATTTCCGTGATTTCCAAACCGGATGTATTCGTCAATAATTTCCCTAATTCTTTTCCTGCCACATTTTCTTCCACCATTTACCCGGTACAGCTAACTGAAAAAAGAAAGTTTTACCGCTGGCTTTGGGGCGATCATTACAGAAGATTCTACGGAATTCCTATTGAAGCACCAACCGCCAATCTTTCGGAATTGAACGGAGGGTATATTCCTTTCAGGGAAGGTGGAGGAAATCAATCCAACAGTTTACGACTGAAGTCTGCAGATGGACAGGAGTTTGTAATGCGCGGTGTGAAAAAAAGTGCGATCCGCTTTCTTAACAATATGGCTTTTCAGAAAAGTACATTAGGAGAAGAACTTGCAGATACATTTCCTGAGAAATTCCTGCTGGATTTTTACACAACCAATCATCCGTTTACCCCTTTTACGATTGGAAACATGTCGGAAAAGCTGGGTATTTTCCATAGTAATCCAAAGCTGTATTATATTCCTAAGCAGCAAGCTTTGGGAAGGTATAATGAAAACTACGGGGACGAAATGTACATGATTGAAGAGCGTTTTTCTTCAGATCCTAAAACATTGGCTTATCTGGATCATGCAAAAGATATCGTTTCTACAGATGATGTACTAAAAAATCTTAACAAAAGCGATAAATATTCTGTTGACAGAGAATCTTATATCAGAGCAAGGTTGTTTGATATGCTTATTGGTGACTGGGACAGACATTCGGACCAGTGGAAATGGGCAGAATATGAAGCGGGTGATAAAGTAATCTATAAACCTATTCCTAAAGACAGGGATCAGGCATTCAGTAAATATGATGGTGCAGCCTTCAAAATCATTATGAATGTTCCTGCCATTCGTCACATGAAAACCTTTACAGAAGATATCAGCAGTGTAAAATGGCTCGCTATGGAACCTTATCCGATGGATCTTGTGTTCTTAAAAGGGGCAGACCAGAATGAATGGGAAACCCAGGCAAAATATATTCAGGAGCATCTGACTGATGCGGATATTGATGAAGCTTTCCACAATCTTCCGAAAGAAGTGCAGGATGAAACCATCGATGAAATTCAGAGAAAACTGAAAATAAGAAAGACAAAACTACAGAGCTATGCCGCTCAGTATTATGATGTACTGCAGAAAAAAGTTCCTTTGGCAGGAACGGTAAATCCTGATAAGTTTGTCATCACCAAAAACGGACATTCCGTCCTTGTGCAGCAATATAAGCTGGGTAAGAATAAAGATCAGAATGAACTTGTTTTTGAAAAAACCTATCATGATTCAAAAACAAAGGAATTATGGATTTACGGACTGGAAGATGATGATACCTATGTAGTAACCGGAAGCGGAAATCCTAAAATGACGATCCGGCTGATTGGTGGATATAATCATGATACCTATAACGTTGCTGATGGAAGAAAAGTGAAGATTTATGATTTTAAATCTCAGAAAAACACCTATAATGCCGGTAATGCAACCAAGAATATTACAGATGATTATGACATTAACAGCTATAATTATAAGCATCCTAAATATAATTCCGTTGCAGGATATCCAAACCTGGATTACAACCCGGATGACGGTGTGATCGTAGGCGTCCTGGCCAATTACACAGTAAATAATTTTATCCGCGACCCATTTACTCAGAGGCACAGTTTAAAAGCTAATTTTTATACAGCTACAGCAGGATTTAGCCTTACCTACAAAGGAGTATTTAAAAAAGCCATCTCAGGCTGGGATATTAACCTTGATGCATTTTATACGACTCCAAGGTTCTCTCAAAACTTCTTTGGACTTTCCAATGAAAGTGAGTATGATAAGGAAGAAACAGAAAGAGAATATAACAGAGCCAGAATTTCCAAGTTCAACTTTGCTCCATCCATCTCTCAAAAGAGCTGGATGAATCTCAGCCACCAGTTTCAATTGACTTTTGAAGATAATAAAGTACAAAGAAAAGCTGGCCGTTTCATCAACCAGTCTCCGGACGTGAGACCCGGAGTATTCAACAGCCAGCAGTTTGTTGGAGCCAATTATACTTTTGGTTATAAAAATGCTGATAATACGGCCTTCCCTACTCTGGGACTGGAATTTATGCTGAATGCAGACTGGAAAGCAACTCTTTCTGATTTTAATAAGAATTTCGTAACGGTAAAAGGAAAACTGGCCATTGACCACAGGATTGATAAAAAAGGAAAATTTGTATTCGCCAATTCCAGCAATGTAATGTGGATCAATAACAATAATTTTGAATTTTATCAGGCTGCGGCTATCGGAGGTAATAATGGAATGAGAGCCTTCAGAAACGAAAGATTCTCAGGAAGATCCTATTTTACCAATAACTCAGAAATCCGATGGGATTTTGGAAGGGTAAGAAATAATATTGCTCCTGCCAACATGGGTATTCTTATCGGATATGATATCGGCCGTGTATGGAATGACCATGAAAATTCCAGAAAATGGCATCAGTCTGCCGGAGCTGGAGTATGGCTGAGTATTGTAGAAATGATGTCTGCAAGATTAAATTATTTCTATGGTTCAGATGGTGGAAGGATTTCTGCCGGAGTAGGAATGAAAT